From Microthrixaceae bacterium, a single genomic window includes:
- a CDS encoding transglycosylase family protein has translation MVAAQPAAAPVSTRQASQRAAGSQNQVTEDGALEVVGRVAGFAAAGSAEQAEASARWLSASITSTQAAKAEQARLAAEEEAARQAAAAQAELARREAEAKAQEQAARQASRDAAREAEARPQVAPPVDSGSVWDALAGCESGGNWAINTGNGYYGGLQFSLSSWQAVGGVGYPHEASRETQIAMGERLRASGGWGHWPACSRKLGLR, from the coding sequence ATGGTCGCTGCCCAGCCCGCGGCGGCGCCCGTGTCGACGAGGCAGGCGAGCCAGCGCGCCGCCGGCTCCCAGAACCAGGTCACCGAGGACGGCGCCCTCGAGGTCGTCGGCCGAGTGGCTGGCTTCGCCGCCGCCGGATCGGCCGAACAGGCCGAGGCTTCGGCCCGCTGGCTCAGCGCTTCGATTACCTCCACCCAGGCCGCCAAGGCCGAGCAGGCTCGCCTGGCCGCCGAGGAGGAAGCGGCCCGCCAGGCAGCAGCGGCCCAAGCCGAACTGGCTCGGCGCGAAGCTGAGGCCAAGGCCCAGGAGCAAGCGGCTCGGCAGGCCTCCCGTGACGCCGCCCGCGAGGCCGAGGCCCGGCCCCAGGTTGCGCCGCCGGTAGACAGCGGCAGCGTCTGGGATGCGCTCGCCGGTTGTGAATCCGGTGGGAACTGGGCGATCAACACCGGCAACGGCTACTACGGCGGTCTCCAGTTCTCGTTGTCGTCGTGGCAAGCCGTCGGTGGTGTGGGCTATCCCCACGAAGCCTCCCGAGAGACCCAGATCGCAATGGGTGAACGCCTTCGAGCCAGCGGAGGCTGGGGACACTGGCCCGCCTGTTCCCGCAAACTCGGCCTGCGCTGA
- a CDS encoding VCBS repeat-containing protein: MPRLSKRLVCVVAGMVAVAGSVAVTPRAEAIDSPLNLLGTVRHPVSGVYMTTGTTEAFSTPAIADITGDGKVDMVVGSVDGQLEAYTLPRRRLIWSISMGRTAIESSPTIVDLTGDGKSDIVVGTMDGRVMTVDGPSGRVVRVFSEQWPLHCPPGTDCRPHGFFATPAVADIDGDGVLDIVAPSWDHTVYAWSSDGRFLWRRYLEDTLWSSPVVADIDRNGTPEIILGGDIWAGNPLGAPEGGLVWILNRDGSTYPGYPRFVPLQTVWSTPAVADINRDGWLDVVVGTGTHFPDPGGRWVDAFTARTGRSLAGWPVAVAGRSMTSPALGQLDGDPGLEVVTASEGGYLYAFDTDGREMWRSCESGHANGCFERYSTHGGVAIADVDDDGAQEVIASLDHELRVHDGATGRIEVARRLSSGLALTPASTPVVADVEGTTHIAVTYFFEQATQVDLFSTGKRWCRADWPTFMRGSRRLGRSDNLPGATIPFRCPVEFVAQQYRDFLGRNADPAGTAHWMDRLDAGWGGARVIGSFMNSPEYRRVVAPGVRAHLAVTGTYPVSAQAVRDGAARIRSGESASTVADSVVASTGTDRLPPIDFVGRVYSNVFGRAPSLVELTLAVHRLQTGESRGSLVTGWTESSVGVGRLSAPVDVTMTYLAMLDRTPDPTGWAYWVSATRRGGLESLIGGVQASAEYRRRVA; the protein is encoded by the coding sequence TTGCCAAGGCTTTCGAAGCGCCTCGTTTGCGTCGTTGCCGGGATGGTGGCGGTGGCGGGCTCGGTCGCCGTCACCCCCCGAGCCGAGGCGATCGACTCACCTTTGAATCTGCTGGGAACCGTGCGCCATCCGGTGTCGGGCGTCTACATGACAACAGGGACCACCGAGGCGTTCTCGACACCGGCGATCGCCGACATCACCGGCGACGGCAAGGTCGACATGGTGGTGGGCAGTGTCGACGGCCAACTGGAGGCCTACACGCTGCCCCGCCGTCGACTCATTTGGTCGATCTCGATGGGACGGACTGCTATCGAGTCGTCCCCGACCATCGTCGACCTCACCGGTGACGGTAAAAGCGACATCGTCGTGGGAACGATGGATGGGCGGGTCATGACCGTCGACGGTCCGTCGGGACGGGTGGTCCGCGTGTTCAGCGAGCAGTGGCCGCTGCACTGTCCACCGGGTACCGACTGTCGACCCCATGGGTTCTTCGCCACTCCCGCTGTGGCCGACATCGACGGTGACGGAGTCCTCGACATCGTCGCCCCCAGTTGGGATCACACCGTCTATGCGTGGTCCAGCGACGGTCGCTTCCTCTGGCGGCGCTACCTAGAGGACACGCTGTGGTCCAGCCCCGTGGTGGCCGACATCGACCGCAACGGCACTCCCGAGATCATCCTCGGTGGTGACATATGGGCTGGTAATCCGCTGGGGGCACCCGAGGGAGGTTTGGTGTGGATTCTCAACCGTGACGGGTCGACCTACCCCGGCTACCCCCGTTTCGTGCCGTTGCAGACCGTGTGGTCGACCCCGGCGGTGGCCGACATCAACCGCGATGGCTGGCTGGACGTGGTGGTGGGAACCGGAACCCACTTCCCCGATCCCGGTGGTCGATGGGTAGACGCCTTCACGGCCCGGACCGGTCGGTCACTAGCGGGCTGGCCTGTGGCGGTGGCTGGCAGGTCGATGACATCTCCGGCGTTGGGCCAACTCGATGGAGACCCCGGGCTCGAGGTGGTCACGGCATCGGAGGGCGGCTACCTGTACGCGTTCGACACCGACGGCCGCGAGATGTGGCGGAGCTGTGAGTCCGGTCACGCCAACGGATGCTTCGAGCGGTACAGCACCCATGGCGGGGTGGCCATAGCCGACGTCGACGACGACGGCGCCCAAGAGGTGATCGCCAGCCTGGACCACGAGCTGCGCGTGCACGACGGGGCAACAGGCCGCATCGAGGTCGCACGCCGGCTCAGCTCGGGCCTGGCCTTGACCCCAGCGTCGACTCCCGTTGTCGCCGATGTGGAGGGAACCACCCACATCGCCGTCACCTACTTCTTCGAACAGGCCACCCAGGTCGACCTCTTCTCCACGGGCAAGCGCTGGTGTCGGGCCGACTGGCCCACGTTCATGCGTGGATCGCGACGACTCGGCCGGTCCGACAACCTTCCGGGGGCGACGATCCCGTTCCGGTGTCCGGTCGAGTTCGTCGCCCAGCAGTACCGCGACTTCCTGGGACGAAACGCCGACCCGGCGGGGACTGCCCACTGGATGGATCGCCTCGATGCCGGTTGGGGTGGAGCCCGCGTCATCGGCTCGTTCATGAACTCCCCCGAGTACCGCCGAGTGGTGGCACCCGGGGTCAGGGCCCACCTAGCCGTCACCGGCACCTATCCGGTCTCAGCCCAGGCGGTGCGGGACGGCGCGGCCCGCATCCGTTCGGGTGAGTCAGCCTCGACGGTGGCCGACAGTGTGGTGGCGTCGACGGGTACCGACCGACTGCCACCCATCGACTTCGTGGGCCGCGTCTACTCGAACGTCTTCGGCCGAGCACCGTCGTTGGTCGAACTGACCCTTGCCGTACACCGGCTCCAGACCGGCGAGTCCCGGGGTTCGCTGGTTACAGGCTGGACCGAGAGCAGCGTCGGCGTCGGGCGCCTGTCGGCCCCGGTCGATGTGACCATGACCTATCTGGCCATGCTCGACCGGACCCCGGACCCCACTGGGTGGGCCTACTGGGTGAGTGCCACCCGACGAGGCGGGCTGGAGTCGCTCATCGGCGGGGTCCAGGCGTCAGCGGAATACCGCCGCCGGGTGGCTTGA
- a CDS encoding CBS domain-containing protein, whose protein sequence is MQVSVLLQQKGSDVVTVRPDTTTAEAIDTLARHRIGAVVVTSDGTSIEGVLAERDVVLAISILGSPVLSRPVSEVMSTDVVTCRPETTIEHLMATMTDRRARHVPVTSEGRLVGLVSIGDVVKDRISGLEFEARALHDYISHPY, encoded by the coding sequence ATGCAGGTCAGCGTGTTGCTCCAGCAGAAGGGCTCCGACGTGGTCACGGTGAGACCAGACACCACCACTGCTGAGGCCATCGATACCTTGGCTCGTCACCGCATCGGGGCGGTGGTCGTGACCAGCGACGGAACGTCGATCGAAGGCGTTCTGGCCGAACGAGACGTGGTGCTGGCTATCTCCATCCTCGGTTCACCGGTGCTTTCTCGCCCGGTCTCAGAGGTGATGAGCACCGATGTGGTCACCTGTCGGCCCGAAACCACCATCGAGCACCTTATGGCCACCATGACCGATCGCCGTGCCCGCCATGTGCCGGTCACGTCCGAGGGTCGACTGGTCGGCCTCGTGAGCATCGGTGACGTGGTCAAGGACCGGATCTCCGGGCTTGAGTTCGAAGCCCGGGCTCTACACGACTACATCTCCCACCCCTACTGA
- a CDS encoding AMP-binding protein — MARLLALDLPAGAELVGALEDAWASGDAVMVVDQRLSAEARHDLIDIVRPHGVVGPHRWPLDWEQLPELRDGDALVVPSSGSTGAPKMVVHTRAGLQAHAVAVHERLDVDPARDRWLACLPLAHLGGLGVVVRSLVTGVGLDLMDGFDADAVSGAPGRLGSTLVSVVPTVLDRIDVGRFRHVVVGGAADDVARPANVVRTYGLTGTGGGVVYDGRPIGDIEVEVDGSGMIRLRGSTLARGVRAPNGDITALVDGDGWMTTGDRGRWSGDRLVVDGRADDLIITGGENVWPGPVESALAAHPEVADVAVMGKVDPRWGQRVVAVVVARDPARPPTLEDLRDHCSQVLPRWAAPRELLLVPSIARTSLGKVQRDALMRSASVER; from the coding sequence GTGGCCAGACTTCTCGCACTCGACCTGCCCGCCGGTGCCGAACTGGTCGGCGCGCTGGAGGATGCGTGGGCTTCGGGCGACGCCGTCATGGTCGTGGACCAACGGTTGTCCGCCGAGGCCCGCCACGACCTGATCGACATCGTCCGACCCCATGGCGTGGTCGGACCACACCGTTGGCCCCTCGACTGGGAGCAGCTCCCTGAGCTGCGAGACGGAGATGCCCTAGTGGTCCCCTCCAGCGGAAGTACCGGTGCACCCAAGATGGTGGTGCACACCCGCGCCGGATTGCAGGCCCATGCCGTGGCTGTCCACGAGCGACTCGATGTGGACCCGGCCCGGGACCGGTGGCTGGCGTGCCTACCGCTAGCTCACCTCGGTGGTCTCGGCGTGGTGGTCCGGTCTCTGGTGACCGGCGTCGGGCTCGACCTCATGGACGGTTTCGACGCCGACGCGGTGTCCGGGGCCCCGGGCCGTCTGGGCTCAACGCTCGTCTCGGTCGTACCCACCGTGCTGGACCGCATCGACGTCGGCCGATTCCGACACGTGGTGGTGGGCGGCGCTGCCGACGATGTCGCCAGGCCAGCCAACGTGGTCCGCACCTACGGGCTCACCGGGACCGGCGGCGGCGTCGTGTACGACGGACGCCCCATCGGCGACATCGAGGTCGAAGTCGATGGTTCGGGCATGATCCGCCTGCGGGGTTCAACCCTGGCCCGTGGCGTGCGGGCGCCCAACGGGGACATCACCGCCTTGGTCGACGGTGACGGGTGGATGACCACCGGAGACCGCGGCCGGTGGAGCGGTGACCGGCTGGTGGTGGATGGGCGAGCCGATGATCTGATCATCACCGGCGGAGAGAACGTTTGGCCCGGCCCGGTCGAGTCGGCCCTAGCTGCGCACCCCGAGGTCGCCGATGTGGCGGTGATGGGAAAGGTCGACCCGCGCTGGGGGCAACGGGTGGTGGCCGTGGTGGTCGCCCGTGACCCCGCTCGACCCCCGACCTTGGAGGACCTCCGGGACCACTGCTCCCAGGTGTTGCCCCGGTGGGCGGCTCCCCGCGAGCTGCTACTTGTTCCCTCGATCGCCCGCACATCCCTGGGCAAAGTCCAACGGGACGCGCTCATGCGCTCCGCGTCAGTCGAGCGCTGA
- a CDS encoding 1,4-dihydroxy-2-naphthoate polyprenyltransferase gives MTQATDPRGPSLWIQGARPRTLPAAVVPVAVGTAVAVGTVPGGLIWWRAAAALIVSLALQVATNYANDYSDGIRGTDADDLRVGPVRLVGQGLAAPGAVKRAAAAAFGVAAVVGAALALAVGPELFVVGALAIAAGWFYTGGPRPYGYAGMGELFVFVFFGVVATAGSTYVQTGELTALSLGASVPVGFLATSLLVVNNLRDIPGDTEVGKRTLAVRIGDTRTRWFYVSLLVGSFISVPLVAGGGGRPAGALALLAVFAAQRPVVAVLSGARGGALIPVLVDTGRVQALFGALLSVGLVLSA, from the coding sequence GTGACCCAAGCGACTGATCCCCGTGGACCCTCGCTATGGATCCAGGGAGCGCGACCACGGACCCTCCCTGCCGCGGTGGTGCCCGTGGCGGTGGGGACGGCGGTGGCGGTGGGCACGGTTCCTGGCGGGCTCATCTGGTGGCGGGCCGCGGCGGCATTGATCGTCTCCTTGGCGCTACAGGTGGCCACCAACTACGCCAACGACTACAGCGACGGGATCCGTGGCACCGATGCCGACGACCTTCGGGTTGGCCCGGTGCGCCTGGTCGGTCAGGGTTTGGCGGCTCCCGGTGCGGTTAAACGGGCGGCGGCAGCCGCCTTCGGTGTAGCGGCAGTGGTGGGGGCCGCGCTGGCCCTGGCCGTGGGTCCCGAGCTGTTCGTCGTCGGTGCCCTGGCCATCGCTGCTGGCTGGTTCTACACCGGCGGTCCACGGCCCTACGGCTACGCCGGGATGGGCGAGCTGTTCGTCTTCGTGTTCTTCGGGGTGGTCGCCACCGCCGGGTCGACCTATGTCCAGACCGGGGAGCTGACCGCTCTGTCGTTGGGGGCATCGGTTCCGGTCGGCTTCCTGGCCACCTCGCTTCTGGTGGTCAACAACCTTCGCGACATCCCCGGAGACACCGAGGTCGGAAAGCGGACGCTGGCCGTTCGAATCGGTGATACCCGCACCCGCTGGTTCTACGTGAGTCTTCTGGTGGGTAGCTTCATCAGTGTTCCGCTGGTGGCCGGCGGAGGGGGAAGGCCTGCCGGCGCCTTGGCGTTGCTGGCTGTCTTCGCGGCGCAGCGTCCGGTTGTGGCCGTCCTCTCGGGAGCCCGGGGCGGTGCTCTCATTCCGGTTCTGGTCGACACCGGCCGGGTTCAGGCCCTCTTCGGAGCACTGCTGTCGGTCGGCCTGGTTCTGTCAGCCTGA
- a CDS encoding alpha/beta fold hydrolase — protein MGLHQVTEGDGPPVVLVHGFTQTGVSWRHVARRLACDHTVIRVDAPGHGGSSAIQADLSATADLLAETGGRATYVGYSMGARAVLRLALDHPDLVAGLVLVGATAGIDDPDERAERRRLDHVRAERIEKLGVAAFLEEWLAQPLFANLPDDVEERRARATNTASGLASSLRLSGTGTMDPPWWSALSEIRAPTVAMAGQLDLKFVKLGRRVADTVPGAKLVTVPGAGHAAHLHAPELVADRVREVSARSG, from the coding sequence GTGGGGCTGCACCAGGTGACCGAAGGCGATGGCCCGCCGGTGGTGTTGGTTCACGGCTTCACCCAGACCGGGGTGAGCTGGCGCCACGTGGCTCGAAGGCTGGCGTGTGATCACACAGTGATCAGGGTCGACGCACCCGGCCACGGAGGATCATCGGCGATCCAGGCCGACCTGTCCGCCACCGCCGACCTGTTGGCCGAGACCGGTGGACGCGCCACCTACGTTGGCTATTCGATGGGGGCCAGAGCCGTCCTTCGCCTCGCCCTCGACCACCCTGACCTGGTGGCCGGCCTGGTGCTGGTCGGGGCCACCGCCGGTATCGACGATCCCGACGAGAGAGCCGAGCGCCGAAGGCTCGACCATGTCCGGGCCGAGCGGATCGAAAAGCTCGGTGTCGCCGCGTTCCTCGAGGAATGGTTGGCGCAACCCCTGTTCGCCAACCTTCCCGATGATGTAGAGGAACGACGGGCCAGGGCCACCAACACCGCCTCGGGTCTGGCGTCATCTCTTCGGCTCTCAGGCACTGGGACAATGGACCCACCGTGGTGGAGCGCCCTGAGCGAAATCAGGGCACCGACCGTCGCCATGGCCGGCCAGTTGGACCTCAAGTTCGTCAAGCTCGGTCGACGCGTGGCCGACACCGTGCCCGGGGCGAAGCTTGTGACCGTCCCCGGCGCCGGACACGCCGCCCACCTCCACGCCCCCGAGCTGGTGGCCGACAGGGTGCGAGAGGTCTCGGCCCGTTCAGGCTGA
- the menD gene encoding 2-succinyl-5-enolpyruvyl-6-hydroxy-3-cyclohexene-1-carboxylic-acid synthase — protein MRWSVMADLTEDSAVLNATFCATLVDEWVRAGLEHAVVSPGSRSTPMAMALADRPEITVHVHIDERSAAFVGLGIGMASGRPAVVLTTSGTAAVELHPAVVEAHQASVPLVAVTADRPPELHDVGAPQTVDQNRLFGPAVRWFVDPGPPSSATSGSWRSLGARAVLEAEGCGGRGPGPVHLNLAFREPLLAQPVSLPPGRPSGRVWHHFSAPEVRGSMDVDTVLDALEVGQPRRVLVVAGARCGNPETVLNTVAEMGWPVLADSRSGCRTGQVGVITTADTWLRLSDLAEELQPDLVVRLGESPASKVVGAWLAQVAVPQIAVHPHGEWLDPDRNADVVLRADPAQFLATLAGRLGQASDERWSARWQQLEVAAQDVLSHHLESDDRRVTDPAVARAVARSIVGKEDAVLVVSSSMPIRDLEWYGGSTHNVAVMANRGANGIDGVVSTAVGVALARHGNGASTMALVGDLAFVHDTNALVGLSRRQVDLTIVVVDNDGGAIFSFLPPARELTADRFESLFGTPHGADIAGLARSHGIHVTTVEAHHGVGALRQALDANVERGGPNLVVIKTDRAVNAADHDALHRAMHASVL, from the coding sequence GTGAGATGGTCCGTGATGGCCGACTTGACCGAAGACTCCGCAGTCCTCAACGCCACGTTCTGCGCCACGCTCGTCGATGAGTGGGTCAGGGCCGGTTTGGAACACGCCGTCGTCTCACCAGGGTCTCGATCCACCCCCATGGCGATGGCGCTCGCCGATCGACCCGAGATCACCGTCCATGTCCACATAGACGAGCGGTCGGCGGCGTTCGTGGGTCTCGGGATCGGCATGGCCTCGGGGCGGCCAGCCGTGGTCCTCACCACCAGCGGGACCGCGGCGGTAGAGCTCCATCCGGCCGTCGTCGAGGCCCATCAGGCCAGTGTTCCGCTGGTGGCGGTGACGGCAGACCGTCCGCCCGAACTGCACGACGTAGGTGCCCCTCAGACCGTCGACCAGAACCGGCTCTTCGGTCCGGCGGTCCGGTGGTTCGTGGATCCTGGTCCTCCGAGTTCGGCCACGAGTGGTTCGTGGCGGTCGTTGGGGGCCAGGGCAGTGCTGGAGGCCGAGGGCTGCGGCGGTCGTGGCCCCGGGCCGGTGCACTTGAACCTGGCGTTCCGAGAGCCGCTGCTGGCCCAGCCGGTGTCGTTGCCGCCGGGTCGGCCGTCGGGGCGTGTGTGGCACCACTTCAGTGCACCGGAGGTCCGGGGCTCCATGGATGTCGATACCGTCCTGGACGCGCTCGAAGTCGGCCAACCTCGACGAGTCTTGGTCGTGGCCGGCGCCCGCTGTGGTAACCCCGAGACGGTGTTGAACACGGTCGCGGAGATGGGTTGGCCGGTGCTGGCCGATTCTCGCTCAGGGTGTCGGACCGGTCAGGTTGGGGTGATCACCACCGCCGATACGTGGCTCCGGTTGAGTGATCTGGCTGAGGAACTCCAGCCCGACCTGGTGGTCAGGCTGGGGGAGTCACCAGCATCGAAGGTGGTCGGCGCGTGGTTGGCTCAGGTCGCTGTGCCTCAGATCGCAGTTCATCCCCATGGCGAATGGCTCGATCCCGACCGAAATGCCGACGTGGTGCTACGAGCCGATCCGGCTCAGTTTCTGGCCACGCTGGCCGGCCGTCTCGGCCAGGCCAGCGACGAGCGGTGGAGTGCTCGCTGGCAGCAACTCGAGGTGGCAGCCCAGGACGTGTTGAGCCACCACCTCGAGTCAGACGATCGACGGGTGACAGACCCCGCGGTTGCCCGGGCCGTTGCTCGTAGCATCGTCGGGAAGGAGGACGCGGTGCTCGTGGTGTCGTCGTCTATGCCGATCCGGGACCTGGAGTGGTATGGAGGCTCCACCCACAACGTGGCGGTGATGGCAAACCGCGGGGCCAACGGGATCGACGGAGTCGTGTCGACTGCGGTCGGGGTGGCCCTGGCCCGTCACGGCAACGGAGCCTCGACCATGGCGTTGGTGGGGGACCTGGCTTTCGTGCATGACACCAATGCTCTGGTCGGACTCAGTCGCCGCCAGGTCGACCTCACGATCGTGGTGGTCGACAACGACGGCGGGGCCATCTTCTCGTTCCTGCCCCCAGCTCGAGAGCTGACCGCCGATCGGTTCGAGTCCCTGTTCGGGACACCCCACGGTGCCGACATCGCGGGGCTGGCCCGCTCCCACGGCATCCACGTCACGACGGTCGAGGCCCATCACGGAGTTGGCGCCCTGCGCCAGGCGTTGGACGCCAACGTCGAGCGGGGTGGCCCCAACCTGGTAGTGATCAAGACCGATCGGGCCGTCAACGCCGCAGACCACGACGCGCTCCATCGAGCGATGCACGCATCGGTGCTCTGA
- a CDS encoding isochorismate synthase, with the protein MTRSAPLVAVTRSLDFDVDHVAFAGPDGTLFSRSGIGFAGCGVAIRGPRDAVVGELSGMAVDNPLALPGTGPVALGALPFMSGEGAELVVPSLLVGTDEDGNRWATAVGPSPENGAPPADPERQVQDRIHAVAEGPRPIGPGAFTVSAQRSPGEWMQVVADAVARIKAGELEKVVLARAVTVSADAPIPIQSILARLARSYPDCFLYLVDGFCGASPELLVSRSGDVVRAQPMAGTAPRAGEPEADDRAAAALLASAGYRHEHQVTIDAVHDTLLQFSSYVDYEPEPSVVALSNVVHLATNVEGRLSHPPASILELVDALHPTPAVCGRPTAEALRLIEEVEGFDRGRYAGAVGWVDAAGNGAFAVSIRGASVSGNQAVIVGGNGIVADSDPATELVETRAKMQAMLSAMVRP; encoded by the coding sequence ATGACCCGCTCCGCCCCCTTGGTGGCCGTCACCCGGTCACTTGATTTCGATGTCGACCACGTGGCCTTCGCTGGCCCGGACGGAACGCTCTTCAGCCGATCCGGCATCGGTTTCGCCGGTTGTGGTGTCGCCATTCGTGGGCCCCGGGATGCCGTGGTGGGCGAGCTTTCAGGAATGGCTGTGGACAACCCCCTCGCGCTACCTGGCACCGGACCTGTCGCCCTCGGGGCGCTGCCGTTCATGTCGGGTGAGGGTGCCGAACTGGTGGTGCCGTCACTCCTCGTCGGGACCGACGAGGACGGCAACCGCTGGGCCACCGCCGTTGGCCCCTCACCGGAGAATGGCGCCCCACCCGCTGACCCCGAGCGCCAGGTCCAAGATCGCATCCACGCCGTCGCTGAGGGTCCCCGTCCCATCGGGCCCGGGGCCTTCACCGTGTCGGCCCAACGGTCACCCGGCGAGTGGATGCAGGTGGTGGCCGATGCGGTGGCCCGGATCAAGGCCGGTGAGCTCGAGAAGGTGGTCCTTGCGCGGGCGGTCACCGTGAGTGCAGACGCCCCGATTCCGATCCAGTCGATCCTGGCCAGGCTGGCTCGCAGCTACCCCGATTGCTTCTTGTACCTCGTCGACGGCTTCTGCGGTGCAAGTCCCGAGCTGTTGGTCAGCCGGTCCGGCGATGTGGTCAGGGCCCAACCCATGGCTGGGACCGCGCCCCGGGCCGGCGAGCCCGAAGCCGACGACCGTGCCGCCGCGGCGCTTCTCGCATCGGCTGGTTACCGCCACGAACACCAGGTCACCATCGACGCGGTGCACGACACGCTCCTGCAGTTCTCGTCCTATGTGGACTACGAACCGGAGCCGTCGGTTGTAGCCCTATCCAACGTGGTCCATCTGGCCACCAACGTCGAGGGAAGGCTGTCGCACCCGCCGGCCTCGATACTCGAGCTAGTTGATGCCCTGCACCCAACACCAGCGGTCTGTGGTCGTCCAACAGCGGAAGCATTGCGCCTGATAGAGGAGGTCGAGGGCTTCGACCGAGGGCGCTACGCCGGCGCGGTCGGCTGGGTGGATGCGGCCGGCAACGGAGCCTTCGCGGTGAGCATCCGGGGCGCTTCGGTCTCGGGCAACCAGGCAGTGATCGTCGGCGGTAACGGAATCGTGGCCGATTCCGACCCGGCCACCGAACTGGTCGAAACCAGGGCCAAGATGCAAGCCATGCTCTCGGCCATGGTCAGACCCTGA
- a CDS encoding ubiquinone/menaquinone biosynthesis methyltransferase yields the protein MARTAPDQLPTGDEKVQAVQSMFDAIAPRYDLVNRVMTFRMDVGWRRRALASLALPHGSVVLDLACGTGDLCGGLRSAGLRPIGVDMSFGMLAASRVEAPLVQGDALCLPVADGVVDGVTCGFALRNFRELGPFFAELGRVVRPAGRIALLEVAEPVNPVLRWGHGIYFGKVVPVIGGLLSDPAAYRYLPRSVAYLPPADVMLGQLAEQGFERVERHLLSTGIAQLITATRT from the coding sequence ATGGCACGGACCGCTCCCGATCAGCTACCCACCGGTGATGAGAAGGTCCAAGCGGTCCAGTCCATGTTCGATGCCATCGCCCCGCGCTATGACCTGGTGAACCGGGTCATGACCTTCCGTATGGACGTGGGATGGAGACGACGGGCGCTGGCTTCGCTTGCTCTCCCCCACGGGTCGGTCGTCTTGGACCTGGCCTGTGGGACGGGTGACCTCTGCGGGGGTCTTCGATCCGCGGGCCTCCGCCCCATCGGTGTTGACATGTCCTTCGGCATGTTGGCCGCTTCCCGCGTCGAGGCTCCGCTGGTCCAGGGTGATGCCCTGTGCCTCCCCGTGGCTGACGGAGTGGTCGACGGCGTCACCTGTGGTTTCGCCCTTCGCAACTTCCGCGAGCTCGGACCGTTCTTCGCCGAACTGGGTCGGGTCGTAAGACCTGCTGGTCGCATCGCCCTGTTAGAGGTAGCCGAGCCGGTCAACCCGGTTCTGCGCTGGGGACATGGCATCTACTTCGGCAAGGTGGTGCCGGTGATCGGTGGCCTGCTTTCGGATCCGGCGGCCTATCGGTACCTGCCTCGGTCCGTCGCCTACCTGCCGCCTGCCGATGTGATGCTCGGCCAGTTGGCGGAGCAGGGCTTCGAACGGGTGGAGCGGCACCTCCTGTCCACCGGGATCGCCCAGCTCATCACCGCCACCAGGACATGA
- a CDS encoding YaaA family protein — protein MAGRTLILLPPSEGKALGGDGPPWREGMMRLTDLDSKRRVLLDSTTTAAVDPAGPTLAAIERYTGVLYRELDASTLRGQSRHRLDRDVLVVSGLWGLVAPTDPIPLYRLKMSARVDGIGKVAPWWRPDLSAALAERARGASVWDLLPIEHSAAVDWMTPRPTRRTTVRFVDRRGRVVSHWNKLLKGSLVRWLVETGARQPEDLVSFDHPAGYRFDSEASVLTPRRAEVVMHEAP, from the coding sequence ATGGCTGGCCGCACCCTGATACTCCTCCCACCCTCGGAAGGAAAGGCACTGGGGGGAGATGGGCCGCCCTGGCGTGAGGGAATGATGAGGCTCACTGATCTGGACTCGAAGCGCCGGGTTCTCCTCGACTCCACCACCACGGCCGCGGTCGATCCGGCGGGGCCCACCTTGGCGGCCATAGAGCGATACACCGGCGTGCTGTACCGGGAGTTGGACGCGTCGACGTTGAGGGGTCAGTCCCGTCACCGACTGGATCGGGACGTACTGGTGGTGTCAGGGCTGTGGGGCCTAGTCGCACCGACCGACCCGATACCGCTATATCGGCTGAAGATGTCGGCCCGTGTCGATGGGATCGGGAAGGTCGCCCCCTGGTGGCGGCCGGACTTGTCGGCGGCCCTGGCCGAGCGGGCCCGTGGCGCGTCGGTTTGGGATCTTCTGCCCATCGAGCACAGCGCCGCGGTGGACTGGATGACGCCGAGACCAACTCGTCGTACCACCGTGCGGTTTGTTGATCGCCGCGGTCGAGTCGTGTCCCATTGGAACAAACTCCTCAAGGGGTCCCTGGTTCGATGGCTGGTCGAGACCGGGGCCCGACAACCCGAGGACCTGGTGTCCTTCGACCATCCCGCGGGCTACCGATTCGATTCTGAAGCTTCGGTGCTGACCCCACGCAGGGCCGAGGTGGTCATGCACGAGGCGCC